TAAGTTTCAGTCTGAGGGGAACTAAGTACTGgtttactgtaaaataaataaataaaatacagtatatatttacCAAACTCATTATATCCGTTTTCATATagaattttcattttattgtcatttatttttgttatgaGATGGTAtgccaaaaaacccaaaaccccaaaaaatgaCCCTTTATTGTAGTTGATTTTGTCCTCAAAGCTCATTAAAGTGGTCGTAAAGCAacttaaacagtttttttttgtttgtgaatgaactgaatcaacaacaacaccattttagggaaacgttggggtggtccatttgtcaccaatcccccatttaaatattcaccatgtgCTGATGATGTGTTAGTTATCAGTGGATACTTCAAGGTACGGCAAAGCAGGCGTTAAACTGAGTTAcattgtggcggacacataggggtgtatctcacacccaggtgatgcatggggtgatgggcgtggttagtcCTTCATTAGATGCACTGTTCGAAGcgccatttagtattgtctggtggatgcggaataaagacgtttaaaccatctgctcagtctgagtcgttcctcgtcctgccacaacgTCACAATAACATCAGCACAGTTTTGCCTTTAGGTACAGTCAActttcccctgctgcccccGAGAGGCATGGTGTGAGGGTGTAGtttgtcacccgcgctgttctttactcttatgttaagactcagacaaaccacacaaacaactggagtccttgcaagggagagctgagcagcagttcaagcttcctctgtcaactctgctcgtctgctgctcgctcgcctcttttatttggtgcatacaagatttatgacaatcaggacctcacgattccttgtttCCTAACTACTTTTCCAATCTTTACGACCTCCTTGTCTTATCGAACAGGGTATCTCTAAGTGCTGGTTatataaacagctccagcacttagtttaaacattcacacattccttttcttaacaacattccttaaacactctaaatctactcatcatagcatttaaatgataatagcaataacaacaataattcttctcacaatggCATTTAGTTAACAGTGAGTTAAATACGTAAAACACAGCATCTCTttgcacacatttcatttgttaatgaaggaaaatgaccaaaaatatgGTAAAATGAAGTATAATGTAGAAGTCAGCCTTAATCAGCCCCTCCAGAGTATTCCCTGACATCAGAGTAGatgcttctttcttccttctctgtaTCATCATTTCTCACTGATTTTCTTCGAGCAATGTTTGGAATGGCGTAAACCAAATCCTGCTCCTCACTGGTCTGGGAGAAAACATGgacaatcattattattaacattatgtATGGCTGTTTATCATGTCTTTACCTGTTGATTGCAGTGATCAACACGGACTTTTACAGCAGTTCTTTGCAGAgtataatatagaaatatagacaatatagaaatgaaaacaccaaaagtgctaaaaagaaaaatctacaataatcacaataataCAATGAACAATATTAAGAAACAATTTCAggttgagaggagcagaactgatCAAACCTGACCAGaccaattttaaattttaaaatgggCCTCCTATGGATACAAAGCAGCTCTTAAAACTCTGAAAAGCTGAGCGATAACGTCGCCAtatttgtatctgtgtgtaattttatttgaattgtctTAATAAACAATGTGTTTCCTACATTTGCATTAATTTCCTGTAACGGGGGTCCTCACTTCAGAGTAGACTGTTTGTCTTTGAGACGACCTCTGTCTGGTTGAGCTTTGCTCCTGGTGAAGACTGCAGCAGAATAACacatctcctcttctgtctgagcagacacagggAAAAATCTCATGTTAATCAAAAATCAGTATTTACACGTCTATAACGCTTTTGATTGTTCTGATCCTCACGGGCTGAGTGTCCTCGTCACTCGCGCCTGTTGTGCAACTGAGTACGgcagctgttttaaaaataagagaaataaaaacagcagagtaAAACGAGCTGTTTGGTGAAAGAAAAGTACACAAGTGAAGTAAATTTGCCCAAAATGCTTCTCAAGTAACTTTAAGACATTTAAGAGACGTGTTTCTTACCAGTGCAACAGCCACAAAGGTTATTCTTCTGCTCAGTcctcagataaataaaaaggacgATGAGACCACCGGACACAGCAGCACCGAGTGTGTATAAAACTATGGAGCTTATATGGCCATCTTTAATTTTCACTGAaatcataaaattaaaataattagcatATTTATTGCCAATTTGAAATACAGGAAGTAGAATGTAAAAATCAACTTTTACCTTCAATTTCGGGCTCTGAGCAGTTCCCACATGTCTGCTCACATTTTCCTACGGAACAACACAAATCTCCAGAAGAGCAGATGTTACTGAAGACGCTGTTTCTGGATCTGTTTAAGTTGTTTTCATCCACTTCCACGTTGTTTCTgcaatgaaaactgaaaaatggccCAACAGatctggagccacagcagcggcTGTTGAGGTCATCCAGAGACGTTGGGTTCTCGGAGTCAGAGAGGACGGGACACTGGAGGAGCACAGAGCGTTCTCCAGGGGTCGGATCATAGGGATGAGCCGTGGGGACACCATCACCTTCGGATTCGGAGACAAAATTAGGCACAAATGAATTCTGATAAATGAACTGTGATGTTCCAAGATGAACTATGTCCAAACCAGCAGATATTCACCTACTACTGTTAGGTCTActcttttcaaaaatgcactTTGCCCCTTCATGCAGAAATAAACTCCAGTATCATCCACACGTGGGTTATTAATAACCAAAACAAATGATTCTGATTCCATTTTGGTTGTGAAGTGAGAATCTTTTGTATGTTCAAGTGATTTTCCGAGGAGTTCAGGTAAGGTTCCAGGAATAACTCTGATCCATAAGTGGGTTTCTGCCGTCTTGCGGGGACACTTCAGTCTCACAGTCTCTCCAACAGTTACATTCTTGGTCTCAATGATGTTATTTGTGCATCCTGTAAAGGCAAATAATACACCCAACataggaaaatgtgtttgatctctccaaaatgacagagcaaagagcagatTCTTGGAActaatgagtaaaaaaaaagtagtttccTGGGTTACTTACCCCCaaatctgacaggaaagaggaggatatAAAATAGAATCAGCATTCTCTACTTAGTGCGCCTGTCGCGTCTCACGGGTTAAAGGTGCTGCTCAAATGATCAGNNNNNNNNNNNNNNNNNNNNNNNNNNNNNNNNNNNNNNNNNNNNNNNNNNNNNNNNNNNNNNNNNNNNNNNNNNNNNNNNNNNNNNNNNNNNNNNNNNNNCATTAAAGTGGTCGTAAAGCAacttaaacagttttttttgtgtgtgaatgaactgaatcaacaacaacaccattttagggaaacgttggggtggtccatttgtcaccaatcccccatttaaatattcaccatgtgCTGGTGATGTGTTAGTTATCAGTGGATACTTCAAGGTACGGCAAAGCAGGCGTTAAACTGAGTTAcattgtggcggacacataggggtgtatctcacacccaggtgatgcatggggtgatggacGTGGTTAGTCCTTCATTAGATGCACTGTTCGAAGcgccatttagtattgtctggtggatgcggaataaagacgtttaaaccatctgctcagtctgagtcgttcctcgtcctgccacaacgTCACAATAACATCAGCACAGTTTTGCCTTTAGGTACAGTCAACTTTCCCCTGCTGCCCCGAGAGGCATGGTGTGAGGGTGTAGtttgtcacccgcgctgttctttactcttatgttaagactcagacaaaccacacaaacaacaggagtccttgcaagggagagctgaacagcagttcaagcttcatctgtcaactctgctcgtctgctgctcgctcgcctcttttatttggtgaatacaagatttatgtcaatcaggacctcacgattcctaGTTTCCTAACTACTTTTCCGATCTTTACGACCTCCTTGTCTGATCGAACAGGGTATCTCTAAGTGCTGGTTatataaacagctccagcacttagtttaaacattcacacattccttttcttaacaacattccttaaacactctaaatctactcatcatagcatttaaatgataatagcaataacaacaataattcttctcacaatggCATTTAGTTAACAGTGAGTTAAATACGTAAAACACAGCATCTCTttgcacacatttcatttgttaatgaaggaaaatgaccaaaaaataTGGTAAAATGAAGTATAATGTAGAAGTCAGCCTTAATCAGCCCCTCCAGAGTATTCCCTGACATCAGAGTAGatgcttctttcttccttctctgtaTCATCATTTCTCACTGATTTTCTTTGAGCAATGTTTGGAATGGCGTAAACCAAATCCTGCTCCTCACTGGTCTGGGAGAGTTCATGGACAatcattattattgacattatgTATGGCTGTTTATCATGTCTTTACCTGTTGATTGCAGTGATCAACACTGACTTTTACAGCAGTTCTTTGCAGAGTACATAAGAAATATAGACAATATAGAAATTAAAACACCAaaagtgctaaaaagaaaaatctacagtaataacaataacacaaTGAACAATATTAAGAAACAATTTCAggttgagaggagcagaactgatCAACCTGACCAGACcaattttaaaatttaaatcgGTCCTTCTATGGATACAAAGCAGCTCTTAAAACTCTTAAAAGCTGAGCGATAACGTCGCCATAGttgtatctgtgtgtaattttatttgaattgtctTAATAAACAATGTGTTTCCTACATTTGCATTAATTTCTTCTAACGGGGGTCCTCACTTCAGAGTAgactgtttctttgtctttgagACGACCTCTGTCTGGTTGAGCTTTGCTCCTGGTGAAGACTGGAGCAGAATAACacatctcctcttctgtctgagcagacacagggAAAAATCTCATGTTAATCAAAAATCAGTATTTACACGTCTAGAACGCTTTTGATTGTTCTGATCCTCACCGGCTGAGTGTCCTCGTCACTCGCGCCTGTTGTGCAACTGAGTACGgcagctgttttaaaaataagagaaataaaaacagcagagttAAATGAGCTGTTTGGTGAAAGAAAAGTACACAAGTGAAGTAAATTTGCCCAAAATGCTTCTCAAGTAACTTTAAGACATTTAAGAGACGTGTTTCTTACCAGTGCAACAGCCACAAAGGTTATTCTTCTGCATAGTcttcagataaataaaaaggacgATGAGACCACCGGACACAGCAGCAATGAGTGTGTATAAAACTATGGAGATTATATGGCAATCTTTAATTTTCACTGAaatcataaaattaaaataattagcatATTTATTGCCAATTTGAAATACAGGAAGTAGaatgcaaaaataaacttttaccTTCAATTTCGGGCTCTGAGCAGTTCCCACATGTCTGCTCACATTTTCCTACGGAACAACACAAATCTCCAGAAGAGCAGATGTTACTGAAGACGCTGCTTCTGCATCTCTTTAAATTGTTTTCATCGACTTCCACGTTGTTTCTgcaatgaaaactgaaaaatggccCAACAGatctggagccacagcagcggcTGTTGAGGTCATCCAGAGACGTTGGGTTCTTGGAGTCAGAGAGGACGGGACACTGGAGGAGCACAGAGCGTTCTCCAGGGGTCGGATCACAGGGATGAGCCGTGGGGACACCATCACCTTCAGATTCCGAGACAAAATTAGGCACAAATGAATTCTGATAAATGAACTGTGATGTTCCAAGATGAACTATGTCCAAACCAGCAGATATTCACCTACTACTGTTAGGTCTActcttttcaaaaatgcactTTGCGCCGTCATGCAGAAATAAACTCCAGTATCATCCACACGTGTGTTTTTTAATAACCAAATCAATTGATCTCGTATCCATTTTGGTTGTGAAGTGAGAATCTTTTGTATGATGAGATGATTTTCCGAGGCGTTCAGGTAAGGTTCCAGGAATAACTCTGATCCATAAGAGGGTTTCTAACGTCTTGCGGGGACACTTCAGTCTCACAGTCTCTCCAACAGTTTCTTTCTTGGTCTCAATGTTGTTATTTGTGCATCCTGTAAAGGCAAATAATACACTCAACataggaaaatgtgtttgatctctccaaaatgacagagcaaagagcagatTCTTGGAACtaatgagtaaaaaaaagtttcctGGGTTACTTACCCCCaaatctgacaggaaagaggaggatatAAAATAGAATCACCATTCTCTACTTAGTGCGCCTGTCGCGTCTCACGGGTTAAAGGTGCTGCTCAAATGatcagatgaaggaaacagTTTCATTACAGTGTGCTTGGTTCTCAGTAAGAGCACAGGGGAGGAGATATCAGCTCGTTTTCCAACCTGTGAAAACTGAAGCagagtttttaattttttaaagtaaaagcaatgtgatgacatttccccttttcttaaaTCTGAGAGTATTTAGTTTTGATGGTGAAGGAATTCATTTGAATTTTAGCTCCCTGACTCGCCAACCAGAAATTTACAGTAGTAACCCAAAAATTATGTTTAGAGAGagattttggtttgtgttttaacACATCCAATAAGATCACCTACACTTCAAaccaatttaatttaaactaatttactaataattacatgtatttaatatagAATAATATTAAGAATGAACAAACTCTCTCCTTGAGGCAAGTGTGGTGAGGCAGAAACCATGAAATGACCCTGTTTCCTTTAACCCAActggtagagagagggagaggtgcaATAGAGGGAGGTTAGAAAGACAATAGACACGTTCAGCacaaaaatatttagatttaaaattcaaagaacAATAATATACAAGTCTGTTTAAGTGAAGtggaaaacaaatgtgtaaTGACTTCATCTACCACGAGAGGGAGACATACATGCTTCAGTACATATTCAAATTGTACTGCAGCACCAACAATTACGCATTTGTGCTTGAACTTGCAGCAGTTTTTGAACCTGAACTGGAACCAGTAGGTCTGTTTGATGTGGCTCAATCTAATAGGCAGTCCATCAAAGTCTGGTGACATCCTGATGTGCAgaattatttaaacaaatgataAACTAGGATtgcattattaattattaattcttATTATTTTGTGGTCTAATCAGCTCACATAAAGATTCTTATAAAGCTAGCCACATGGTGCTTTAATACTAGACCAATGTCTGCGGATGTCCAGACCTCCAGTGGATATAAAGAATAGTTGAACATTTTTCGCTTAATTTATAATCTAGGCCAATGGTTTGACAGACAATGATGTGGTTTAGACAGTTCATAGGTTTCAATTTCCGTGTATATCGGATGCATCTGTTCATTTTCAACCAAATGTCTATTTTACTTATATACATAGTAACTTATTAACGGCTGCCTTACAAATAAACTTAAATTATTGGGAAAAATCTGTAACAAAACATAAAAGGTACGTTTTAGCCGTTTATTAAACACACTAAAGCAAACTTTTAGTTAATTCTGGTTTATAATAACATAAATGCTTTTGCTGGGACACACCAGCATTATTTTGAGCAAGTTTCAGAACAGTTAACAAACCTACAAAAAAGACAATATAGAAATTAAAACACCTaaagtgctgaaaagaaaaatctacaataatcacaataataCAATGATCAATAATAAGAAACAATTTCAGGTTTAGAGGAGCAGAACTGATCAAACCTGACCAGaccaattttaaattttaaatcggTCCTTCTATGGATACAAAGCAGCTCTTAAAACTCTGAAAAGCTGAGTGATAACGTGCCAtatttgtatctgtgtgtaattttatttgaattgtctTAATAAACAATGTGTTTCCTACATTTGCATTAATTTCTCTAACGGGGGTCCTCACTTCAGAGTAGACTGTTTGTCTTTGAGACGACCTCTGTCTGGTTGAGCTTTGCTCCTGGTGAAGACTGCAGCAGAATAACacatctcctcttctgtctgagcagacacagggAAAAATCTCATGTTAATCAAAAATCAGTATTTACACGTCTATAACGCTTTTGATTGTTCTGATCCTCACCGGCTGAGTGTCCTCGTCACTCGCGCCTGTTGTGCAACTGAGTACGgcagctgttttaaaaataagagaaataaaaacagctgtttcAGAAGGTATTTTATCGAATATTCTCACTGAACAATAATGGGAAATAATTTTACGTttttaaactcattaaaaaaaattaataacgtACCCTCGCAACAGCTCGAAGATTTGCCCTTTAGGATCCAAACCAGGCAGACATTTACAATGACACTTAcaaccaaagcagcagccagcagaaccaccaatATAGTGTTCTCATCTAAGACCCCTGCAGTCCTGAAGTTGAGGGttccaaagaaaaactccccacaTGTGGCCACAGCGCAGGAAAAGGGCCCAGCATCAGAGGAGCCCAGtaactctgagctgctgctctcccattTCTGTGGAGCGCCACCTCTGACACCACCCTGGCATCCATCCTGGCTGCCTCCGTGTGCAGCAAAGACACTGGGATAAGATGCATCAGGTCCAGACTGGAACCAGCACACGTTGCGCTCTGTTCTGCAGGTTGTGTTTTCAGAGTCAGAGAGGACAGAACACTGCAGCGTCACTGAACGCACCGAATCAGACGGAGGCACTTGGATTACGGCTTTGACATCAGGCTCCGTCCCTGAGAAATGAAATAGGAAAGGACAAGAAACATGTCGGGTTTCATATCTATggctctgaatcacagactttgctgctgcagccatgtaAATGTTCCCACTGTGGCAGAAATAAAGATATCTTATCTTTACCtctaacattttaaaagaatatgaACGTAAATTGTTATTTTACATCATTCTTACCTGGAATTCTGAGAAATATCCCATGAAGAAATGTCAGGCTTGTATAAGTAGTTTTAATACAGTAATAAAATCCTGCATCATGTGGAGTCACTGACAGAATATGCAACAGAATCGTGCCAGGCCCTTGTTCACAAATAAAATGAGAGGATTTGTTTGGAGCCTTGTagtcaaaataataaatgactcCCACGACATCAGGTGGGCTTCCA
This genomic stretch from Takifugu flavidus isolate HTHZ2018 chromosome 9, ASM371156v2, whole genome shotgun sequence harbors:
- the LOC130531224 gene encoding uncharacterized protein LOC130531224 isoform X1, giving the protein MLILFYILLFPVRFGGCTNNIIETKNVTVGETVRLKCPRKTAETHLWIRVIPGTLPELLGKSLEHTKDSHFTTKMESESFVLVINNPRVDDTGVYFCMKGQSAFLKRVDLTVVGDGVPTAHPYDPTPGERSVLLQCPVLSDSENPTSLDDLNSRCCGSRSVGPFFSFHCRNNVEVDENNLNRSRNSVFSNICSSGDLCCSVGKCEQTCGNCSEPEIEVKIKDGHISSIVLYTLGAAVSGGLIVLFIYLRTEQKNNLCGCCTDRRGDVLFCCSLHQEQSSTRQRSSQRQTVYSETSEEQDLVYAIPNIARRKSVRNDDTEKEERSIYSDVREYSGGAD
- the LOC130531224 gene encoding uncharacterized protein LOC130531224 isoform X2, giving the protein MLILFYILLFPVRFGGCTNNIIETKNVTVGETVRLKCPRKTAETHLWIRVIPGTLPELLGKSLEHTKDSHFTTKMESESFVLVINNPRVDDTGVYFCMKGQSAFLKRVDLTVVGDGVPTAHPYDPTPGERSVLLQCPVLSDSENPTSLDDLNSRCCGSRSVGPFFSFHCRNNVEVDENNLNRSRNSVFSNICSSGDLCCSVGKCEQTCGNCSEPEIEVKIKDGHISSIVLYTLGAAVSGGLIVLFIYLRTEQKNNLCGCCTAAVLSCTTGASDEDTQPTEEEMCYSAAVFTRSKAQPDRGRLKDKQSTLKPVRSRIWFTPFQTLLEENQ
- the LOC130531224 gene encoding uncharacterized protein LOC130531224 isoform X4, which translates into the protein MLILFYILLFPVRFGGCTNNIIETKNVTVGETVRLKCPRKTAETHLWIRVIPGTLPELLGKSLEHTKDSHFTTKMESESFVLVINNPRVDDTGVYFCMKGQSAFLKRVDLTVVGDGVPTAHPYDPTPGERSVLLQCPVLSDSENPTSLDDLNSRCCGSRSVGPFFSFHCRNNVEVDENNLNRSRNSVFSNICSSGDLCCSVGKCEQTCGNCSEPEIEVKIKDGHISSIVLYTLGAAVSGGLIVLFIYLRTEQKNNLCGCCTDRRGDVLFCCSLHQEQSSTRQRSSQRQTVYSEVRTPVTGN
- the LOC130531224 gene encoding uncharacterized protein LOC130531224 isoform X3, translated to MLILFYILLFPVRFGGCTNNIIETKNVTVGETVRLKCPRKTAETHLWIRVIPGTLPELLGKSLEHTKDSHFTTKMESESFVLVINNPRVDDTGVYFCMKGQSAFLKRVDLTVVGDGVPTAHPYDPTPGERSVLLQCPVLSDSENPTSLDDLNSRCCGSRSVGPFFSFHCRNNVEVDENNLNRSRNSVFSNICSSGDLCCSVGKCEQTCGNCSEPEIEVKIKDGHISSIVLYTLGAAVSGGLIVLFIYLRTEQKNNLCGCCTAAVLSCTTGASDEDTQPTEEEMCYSAAVFTRSKAQPDRGRLKDKQSTLK
- the LOC130531223 gene encoding uncharacterized protein LOC130531223 isoform X2, producing MRFIFYLLSLRLVRGVDEQHFEMKRADVGENVTLTCERKQSGEPTMFYWIRFVPGSPPDVVGVIYYFDYKAPNKSSHFICEQGPGTILLHILSVTPHDAGFYYCIKTTYTSLTFLHGIFLRIPGTEPDVKAVIQVPPSDSVRSVTLQCSVLSDSENTTCRTERNVCWFQSGPDASYPSVFAAHGGSQDGCQGGVRGGAPQKWESSSSELLGSSDAGPFSCAVATCGEFFFGTLNFRTAGVLDENTILVVLLAAALVVSVIVNVCLVWILKGKSSSCCEAAVLSCTTGASDEDTQPTEEEMCYSAAVFTRSKAQPDRGRLKDKQSTLKPVRSRIWFTPFQTLLKENQ
- the LOC130531223 gene encoding uncharacterized protein LOC130531223 isoform X1, which translates into the protein MRFIFYLLSLRLVRGVDEQHFEMKRADVGENVTLTCERKQSGEPTMFYWIRFVPGSPPDVVGVIYYFDYKAPNKSSHFICEQGPGTILLHILSVTPHDAGFYYCIKTTYTSLTFLHGIFLRIPGTEPDVKAVIQVPPSDSVRSVTLQCSVLSDSENTTCRTERNVCWFQSGPDASYPSVFAAHGGSQDGCQGGVRGGAPQKWESSSSELLGSSDAGPFSCAVATCGEFFFGTLNFRTAGVLDENTILVVLLAAALVVSVIVNVCLVWILKGKSSSCCEAAVLSCTTGASDEDTQPTEEEMCYSAAVFTRSKAQPDRGRLKDKQSTLNWVKGNRVISWFLPHHTCLKERVCSFLILFYIKYM